One stretch of Scyliorhinus canicula chromosome 7, sScyCan1.1, whole genome shotgun sequence DNA includes these proteins:
- the tp53rk gene encoding EKC/KEOPS complex subunit TP53RK, with amino-acid sequence MAETPQQGDPETLGRLRVQDFLQHFQMVKQGAEAKIYRGDFLGKPTIVKERFPKSYRHAALDKKLTHRRTIQEVRSILRCRKAGIATPVVYFVDYNANCIYLEDLVGAITVRDYIASKQKSATDAAKLFPLAERIGQILAKMHDEDVVHGDLTTSNIMIRQPEEELSLVLIDFGLSFTSALPEDKGVDLYVLEKAFLSSHPNTENVFKIVLKSYSTASKKSAPVIKKLDEVRQRGRKRSMVG; translated from the exons ATGGCAGAAACTCCGCAGCAGGGTGACCCGGAAACACTCGGGAGGCTGCGGGTCCAAGACTTCCTTCAACATTTCCAGATGGTCAAACAAGGTGCCGAGGCCAAAATCTACAGGGGTGATTTCCTTGGGAAGCCAACCATTGTGAAGGAGAGATTCCCCAAATCCTATCGACACGCTGCTCTGGACAAGAAGCTCACACATCGCAGGACGATTCAGGAAGTACGTTCTATCCTCAGGTGCAGGAAAGCTG GTATTGCAACCCCTGTGGTGTATTTTGTGGATTACAATGCAAATTGCATCTACCTCGAAGATTTAGTTGGGGCTATAACTGTCCGTGACTATATAGCCTCCAAACAGAAGTCTGCAACAGACGCAGCAAAGCTGTTTCCCTTGGCAGAAAGAATTGGTCAGATCCTGGCGAAAATGCACGATGAGGATGTTGTCCACGGAGACCTCACTACCTCAAACATAATGATACGGCAGCCTGAGGAGGAGTTGAGTTTGGTGCTGATAGACTTTGGCCTGAGTTTCACCTCCGCTTTGCCGGAGGATAAAGGAGTCGACCTTTATGTTTTGGAAAAGGCTTTCCTGAGCAGTCACCCCAACACAGAAAATGTGTTCAAAATCGTCCTTAAGAGCTACTCTACCGCTTCTAAAAAGTCAGCTCCCGTGATAAAGAAACTTGATGAGGTTCGacagagggggagaaagagatcCATGGTTGGATAG
- the rab5if gene encoding uncharacterized protein RAB5IF, with the protein MSGGKSREHPLANGGMKVSVWSKVLKSNAAWEDKDEFLDVIYWFRQIIAIILGVIWGVVPLKGFLGIAIFCLINAGLLYLYFSSFQQVDEEEYGGTWELTKEGFMTSFALFLVVWIIFYTAIHYD; encoded by the exons ATGAGCGGGGGCAAGTCCAGAGAACACCCGCTGGCCAACGGCGGCATGAAAGTGTCGGTGTGGAGCAAAGTGCTGAAGAGTAACGCGGCCTGGGAGGACAAG GATGAGTTTCTCGATGTGATCTACTGGTTTCGACAAATAATTGCAATTATTTTAGGTGTTATATGGGGAGTTGTTCCACTTAAAGGATTCTTGGGAATAGCAAT ATTTTGTCTCATCAATGCTGGGCTTCTGTACCTCTACTTTAGCAGCTTTCAGCAAGTAGACGAAGAAGAGTATGGCGGAACATGGGAACTAACAAAAGAGGGATTCATGACATCTTTTGCATTGTTTTTG GTTGTTTGGATAATTTTTTACACTGCAATTCACTATGATTAA